CGAGCTGACGGAACAGCGTGCGCGGGACGCGGTTGTCCGCCTCCCACTGCGCGTAGTGCGGGGTCACTTCCTTGGCGATGAAGTCCCGGACGACGGACCGGAAGGCCTCGTGGTCCTCGTTGTACACCGTGCGCTTCATGATTCAGCCCTCCACCTACCGGTTATTGCTGATTCACTTTCTTGCCCGTTTGGCCTGGTGTCAAGCCTCTCCAGTGCAGTCTTCGACGTTTTCAACGCATCAGAAGCGTGCCGAGAGCGCGGCAGCGTCGCGGTCGGGGTCGACGAGCAGCAGGGCGATCGCGGCACCGACGCACATCGTGAGGCCGAGGATCAGGAAGCCGTTCCCGTAACCGGCCGCGGCCGAGGTGCCCGAGTCGACCAGTCCGCCGATCACGAGCGGGGCCACGACGCCACCGAGGCTGTAGACGCCGGTGACGATCCCGAAAACGGTGCCGCGCTGCTTCACCGGCGCCACATCGGCGAGGGCGGCGAAGGCGACGCCGTACCCGGCGGAGTTCAGGCAGGCCGCAAGTACGAGCAGCACCATCTGCGGCACCCCGCGGTCCAGCGAGGCGAAGGCGACCGTGCAGATCCCCGAGGCCAGGACCATCACCCCGGGCAGGATGCCGCGGGTGATCCGGTTGCGGACTCCCCTGCGGGTGAGCGAACTGGAGAGCACACCGACGAGGATCACTGCCACCGCGGACCCCAGGAAGGGCAGCGCGACCAGCCGGCTCGCGGTGCCGGAGTCGTAGCCGAGGCCCTCGCGCAGATAGAGCGGCAGCCAGCTGACGCCGACGGCGGTGTTGGCGTAGGCGACGAAGAACAGCAGCAGCATGCCGATGAGCGTTCCGGTCGAGAACAGCCGCCGCAGCGGCACCCGTTCGGGAAGAACCGTCGTTGTCGCGCTCCCGGCGGACGCGTGCTCGGGCCCGGAATCGCCGCCGAGCAGCCAGAGCAGCGCGACCACCGCGCCGCAGACCGCGAGGACCGCGAACGCCGCATGCCAGGAGTGCGTGTCGATGACCC
The sequence above is drawn from the Streptomyces sp. NBC_01465 genome and encodes:
- a CDS encoding MFS transporter codes for the protein MSVEQQEAPRTGLPPAAGRRAWTVLALLVCLMLVNFADKVVVGLSGVSMKKELGLDSAQFGVIQSSFFWLFALGSVLGGWLGTRVRARWLLAGVSALWVLSLAPMAAQVGFTTIVVCRAMLGFAEGPTVALAMQVVHSWFPAHRRTVPSSIVIAGAGVGPLIAAPVLTWVIDTHSWHAAFAVLAVCGAVVALLWLLGGDSGPEHASAGSATTTVLPERVPLRRLFSTGTLIGMLLLFFVAYANTAVGVSWLPLYLREGLGYDSGTASRLVALPFLGSAVAVILVGVLSSSLTRRGVRNRITRGILPGVMVLASGICTVAFASLDRGVPQMVLLVLAACLNSAGYGVAFAALADVAPVKQRGTVFGIVTGVYSLGGVVAPLVIGGLVDSGTSAAAGYGNGFLILGLTMCVGAAIALLLVDPDRDAAALSARF